The Limnospira fusiformis SAG 85.79 genomic interval CCACCTCTATACATACAATCTTATTTTTGTCAATATGCCCATTTTAGGCGATCGCATTTTCTCCGGGGGTCGGTGCGGCAGTCCTCTCGTTTTTCCCGTGGCTGACCTAGCACCCGACCCTACAGTTAGCCATAAAACCTTATTAATTCTTAACAATCTTTGGAAAATCAAAACTATTGGCAGCCATACATTAGCTACACTTAACTAATTTGCCGGGGCCAGACCTAGGTTGCTAACTAATTGAGAATCATTAGCGTGAAAAATCAACTTTCATGATATAAACATTTTAAAGAGAGTTATTTGCAATTGGTGTCCAGAGCCATACCCAGAGCCCTATCCTGGATTTAAAGGGTTCAAATGTTTACTGGAAAAGGTTTCTAAGTAATTAGACAACCCAAATCATGAGAAAAAACTCTCAATTAATGGTGGTTCCAGGAACTAGAGCCATTAACCGATTTTCAGATGTTTTAGCGTTGGTGTGAGATTAGAAATGACAAACAAAATTCTTTGGAAGACCCTCCACAGTCCCAGCTTGGTGGGTGCAGCCCTGCTGCTAAGTGCAGGTTCCGCCTTAGCCACAGAAAAAATAGCCACTAAATTTGACATGACATCTCAAGTAGACCCGGTAACTACTGAAGAGATAGAAGAGTCTATCAGCCCAGAGTCTAATGTGGCGATCGCCCTCATGTCCGAACCCCCAAGCCAACCTTTAGAATTAGCTCAAATACAGCCCGAAACCGAGCCAGAAATCAGCATCTTAGGTATCGAGCAAATCAACCAATACAGTGGCTTAGAAGACTCCATGGAACAGGTAACTTCTGTTTCCCAGTTGTCAGACGTGCAACCCACAGACTGGGCATTCCAAGCCCTACAGTCCCTAGTTGAGCGCTATGGCTGTATCGCAGGTTATCCCGACGGAACCTTTAGGGGAAACCGAGCCATGACTCGTTTTGAGTTTGCGGCTGGTTTAAATGCCTGTTTAGAGCGAGTTAACGAACTAATTGCCGCTTCTGTAGCTAATCTGGTCACTCGTGATGACCTAGCAGTTATCCAACGGCTTCAGGAAGAATTTGCAGCAGAACTAGCCACTTTAAGAGGTCGCGTATATGCCCTAGAAGCCAGAACCGCCGAATTAGAAGCTAACCAATTCTCCACTACTACCAAACTTAGTGGGGAAGTAGTATTTTGGGCAGGAGATAGCTTTGGCGATCGCTCTCGTCATAATGTAGCAGGGGGACCCTTTGGCCGAGCCAGTGATGACCCCACCGAAACCTATCTCGGCTACCGGGCCCGTCTCAACTTTGATAGCAGCTTTAGCGGTCGAGACAGGCTGAGAATTCGTTTAGAAGCCGTAGACATTCCCAACCTGAGAGCTTTTGGTCTCAATAATACATTAATGGCTCGCACTTCCATTGATGGCAGGAGTAATGGTTTCCGACTAGATGATCTAAACTACCGTTTCCCGGCTTTTGATGGTAAAGCTCGCTTCTGGGTAGGCGCTAATGCTCTGGGAATAGACAATATTCTTGATGTCCTTTCACCCCTTGAAAGTGCCTCCACCGGATCAATTTCTCGGTTTGGACGACGGAACCCCGCCGTATTTCGAGGACCCGGTGGTGCAGGTGCTGGCGCTAACTTTACCTTTGGTAGTCGATCTCCCTTGAAACTTAATCTAGCTTATTTAGCCGGTAATGCTTCTGATGCTACCGAAGGCAATGGCCTATTCAATGGCAGTAATAGCGCTGGCGCTCAATTAGTTTATCAACCCAATCGAAACCTCGCTTTTGCCGTCGAGTACGCCCGCAAGTATTTTAGCACTGAAGACGTGAATATTGCTGGCGGCACCGGAAGCTGGATTTCTGAGCGTCCCTTTGGAAACAATGCCACCACCAGCGATAACTTAGGTTTACAATTTAACTGGCGCGTCCTTGACAAATTCCAGTTAGGCGGTTGGTTTGGTGCTACCTGGGCTCATCAACAAAGAAATGGCAGTGATAGTGCTACAATTCTTAACTGGGCTGTCACTATGGGCTTCCCCGATGCCTTTAGCGAAGGGGATTTGGGTGGTATTATTATCGGAATGCCTCCGAAAGTTACCTCCCACGACCGGGGAGCTTTGGAAGATCGCGATACTTCCTTCCATATTGAAGCCTTCTATCGCTATGCCTTCAATGACTACATTTCCATCACTCCCGGCTTCTTTGTCGTCACTAACCCTGATCACAATAGCCGCAATGCTAATATTTTCGTAGGAACTCTGCGAACGACTTTCCGTTTCTAATAACAGTTTCCCGCTCATTTTCTCAGCCTGGGGGGACGGACTATTCTATTAATTCATTGCGCCGCCCCCCATCTCTTCTTGATTAATTTAGGGCGTTGACAAATCTACCCGATCGCCTATTATGGTTTTATCGGTTTACTGCGCCTATGAACTTGACTAATTATTCAATAATGCCCACCAACCACCATAGTAAATGGCTCTAACCATTGTCTAATAACGGATAGAGCCATTTAGGGGATATTTAGGGGTAAATCACCAAATGGGTCGGGGGTTAATCCTAAATTTTGGGGATAAAATCAAATTCACCTCCAGGGGAATGCCACCGACCACAATCATCATCTTATTTGGCGATCGCATTCATTGGAGAATCAGCCACCTCTGGCGAGTTAGAATTGGGTTCTAACGTAGGCATATCTGGTCTGAGTGCAGTCCACCATAAGGCGATCGCCGGAACCACACCAAATAATACACTTAATAGAGTCGGTAGTAGAAACTTAGGATCTAAAGCCACCACTGTAATTACCGCCCCAAAGCCAAAGTTAGTCAAATACACCAGTAAAGGTAGAGTCAACAGAGGTCGAGATAAAACAATCGGCTTACCTCTCCATAAAACCGCGGCCACCGTCATAAACACCAAACCTGTCCCCATCCATCCCGTAAGATTACGATAGGGCATTCCGAAAAATTCCCCTACCTCTTGGAATTGCCAAAACGGAAAAGGTGCTTGACTCATAGCCGGGTCTAGGACTAAATCCCAAGCCGTTAATAAAATCGCGGCCACCGCTAAAGCTGCTACATGACGCACCCAACTCGAAGCCAGCGTTACTTTTAAGCCACCCCTCGCTAGTAGGTAGCAGGTTAAACCCATATAAAACCAGGATAGGGGAATCGTAAACGGAACTAGATCCGCGATTTTATAGCCTAAACCGTTTAGATATTGGTAATGACCGAAAGGAAAACCTGTGCTAGTCCCCAGGAGTTCACTACTCAGCGA includes:
- the cruF gene encoding gamma-carotene 1'-hydroxylase CruF — protein: MKQLLMQERFFLTIHILSTLFGLAGLLIVLPNPELIINLPPIGQSFFQLSMAGGGVAYIVFGAIAVSLYAYRTLGLVTTLGFMVPSIVLSLSSELLGTSTGFPFGHYQYLNGLGYKIADLVPFTIPLSWFYMGLTCYLLARGGLKVTLASSWVRHVAALAVAAILLTAWDLVLDPAMSQAPFPFWQFQEVGEFFGMPYRNLTGWMGTGLVFMTVAAVLWRGKPIVLSRPLLTLPLLVYLTNFGFGAVITVVALDPKFLLPTLLSVLFGVVPAIALWWTALRPDMPTLEPNSNSPEVADSPMNAIAK
- a CDS encoding iron uptake porin, whose translation is MTNKILWKTLHSPSLVGAALLLSAGSALATEKIATKFDMTSQVDPVTTEEIEESISPESNVAIALMSEPPSQPLELAQIQPETEPEISILGIEQINQYSGLEDSMEQVTSVSQLSDVQPTDWAFQALQSLVERYGCIAGYPDGTFRGNRAMTRFEFAAGLNACLERVNELIAASVANLVTRDDLAVIQRLQEEFAAELATLRGRVYALEARTAELEANQFSTTTKLSGEVVFWAGDSFGDRSRHNVAGGPFGRASDDPTETYLGYRARLNFDSSFSGRDRLRIRLEAVDIPNLRAFGLNNTLMARTSIDGRSNGFRLDDLNYRFPAFDGKARFWVGANALGIDNILDVLSPLESASTGSISRFGRRNPAVFRGPGGAGAGANFTFGSRSPLKLNLAYLAGNASDATEGNGLFNGSNSAGAQLVYQPNRNLAFAVEYARKYFSTEDVNIAGGTGSWISERPFGNNATTSDNLGLQFNWRVLDKFQLGGWFGATWAHQQRNGSDSATILNWAVTMGFPDAFSEGDLGGIIIGMPPKVTSHDRGALEDRDTSFHIEAFYRYAFNDYISITPGFFVVTNPDHNSRNANIFVGTLRTTFRF